A window from Montipora capricornis isolate CH-2021 chromosome 7, ASM3666992v2, whole genome shotgun sequence encodes these proteins:
- the LOC138055898 gene encoding histamine H2 receptor-like yields the protein MEKEESAIMLVNCVVNIALAFTATIGNVLVLYAVWKKPTLRSPSILLLCGLASTDLAVGFIVQPLFIASSLNHLYNRSEKLKLTFRMGYNATGFSLCGASLCIISGISLDRLIAILKPLQYASIVTVRRVTCILLAIWAVSVLVGTTQFWEERILLPSIASGIFIGFCISVICHVAIFKIVRRHRRRIQIQVRVFERADATTSMASLRKSAFNAFIFFIVLVICYFPYLVVYIIYFAREIRDGILSRSLAPTVVFMNSALNPFLYCWRVRELRHAVLQVFRKLVPGK from the coding sequence ATGGAAAAGGAAGAAAGTGCAATCATGTTAGTAAACTGTGTCGTAAACATTGCACTTGCTTTCACAGCAACCATTGGAAATGTGCTTGTGCTGTACGCAGTGTGGAAGAAGCCGACGCTACGTTCGCCCTCTATCCTATTACTATGTGGTCTGGCGTCAACAGACTTAGCTGTTGGTTTCATCGTGCAACCTCTTTTTATAGCAAGTAGCCTAAATCACTTGTATAATAGATCGGAAAAACTGAAACTAACGTTTAGAATGGGATATAATGCCACTGGGTTCTCTCTTTGCGGAGCGTCCCTATGCATAATTTCAGGAATCAGTCTTGACAGACTCATTGCCATTCTGAAGCCACTGCAGTATGCCAGCATCGTTACTGTTCGGAGAGTTACTTGCATTCTTCTTGCGATTTGGGCAGTTTCAGTATTGGTAGGAACCACCCAATTTTGGGAGGAAAGAATTCTATTACCTTCAATTGCCTCTGGGATATTCATCGGGTTCTGTATCTCCGTCATATGTCACGTGGCCATATTCAAAATTGTGCGGCGTCATCGAAGACGAATTCAAATTCAGGTTCGAGTGTTTGAGAGAGCAGATGCCACCACAAGTATGGCCAGCCTTCGAAAATCTGCCTTTAATGCCTTCATATTCTTCATTGTGCTtgtaatttgttattttccttATCTCGTTGTTTACATCATCTATTTCGCCCGTGAAATAAGAGACGGGATTCTTAGCAGGTCTCTTGCCCCTACAGTTGTCTTCATGAACTCGGCTTTAAATCCATTTTTGTATTGTTGGAGAGTACGTGAGTTAAGACATGCGGTACTGCAGGTGTTTCGTAAACTTGTGCCAGGGAAATGA
- the LOC138055899 gene encoding histamine H2 receptor-like has protein sequence MEKKESVMLLVNCVVNIALAFTATIGNVLVLYAVWKKQTLRSPSILLLCGLASTDLAVGLIVQPLFIASSLIDLYTRSETLKLAFRRGSDTISFSLCGMSLGIIAGTSLDRLIAIVKPLQYPSIVTVRRVTCILLAIWAVCVVAATIQIWEKGILLPSIASWIFIGFCVTVTCHATIFTIVRRHRIDIQNQARAFERADATASMASLRKSAFNAFIFFIVLVICYFPYLVVYIIYFAREIRDGILSRSLASTVVFMNSALNPFLYCWRVREVRHAMLQVFRKLLLGNEIH, from the coding sequence atggaaaaaaaagaaagtgtaaTGTTGCTGGTAAACTGTGTTGTGAACATTGCACTTGCTTTCACAGCGACCATTGGAAATGTGCTTGTGCTGTACGCAGTGTGGAAGAAGCAGACGCTTCGTTCGCCCTCTATCCTATTACTATGTGGTCTGGCGTCAACCGATTTAGCTGTTGGCCTGATCGTGCAACCTCTTTTCATAGCAAGTAGCTTAATTGACTTGTACACTCGATCGGAGACACTGAAACTAGCGTTTAGAAGGGGATCTGACACcatttctttctctctttgcGGTATGTCCCTAGGCATAATTGCAGGAACCAGTCTTGACAGACTCATTGCCATTGTGAAGCCGCTGCAGTATCCCAGCATCGTTACTGTTCGGAGAGTTACTTGTATTCTTCTAGCGATTTGGGCAGTTTGTGTAGTAGCAGCAACCATCCAGATTTGGGAGAAAGGAATTCTGTTACCTTCAATTGCCTCTTGGATATTCATCGGGTTTTGTGTTACCGTTACATGTCACGCGACCATTTTCACAATTGTGCGGCGTCATCGAATAGACATTCAAAATCAGGCTCGAGCGTTTGAGAGAGCTGATGCCACCGCAAGTATGGCCAGCCTTCGAAAATCAGCCTTTAATGCATTTATATTCTTCATTGTGCTTGTAATTTGTTACTTTCCTTATCTCGTTGTTTACATAATTTATTTCGCCCGTGAAATAAGAGACGGTATTCTTAGCAGGTCTCTTGCCTCCACAGTTGTCTTCATGAACTCGGCTTTAAATCCATTTTTGTATTGTTGGAGAGTACGTGAGGTAAGACATGCGATGCTGCAGGTGTTTCGTAAACTTTTGCTAGGGAATGAGATTCACTAA